In Arthrobacter sp. QXT-31, one genomic interval encodes:
- a CDS encoding TetR/AcrR family transcriptional regulator: MRDRIVRTAAALFYVDGLRGVGVNRIIEEAEVAKATFYRHFPSKEHLVLAYLDEMDRLWKIELRRAAGQETDTSADRLTAMFDALLWEGHPGEYRERRSRRRPQRPARAAPCTQGLQSTGPAYWSGSAS; encoded by the coding sequence GTGCGGGACCGCATCGTGCGGACCGCGGCTGCCTTGTTTTACGTTGATGGTTTGCGGGGAGTGGGGGTCAACAGGATCATCGAGGAGGCCGAGGTCGCCAAGGCGACGTTCTACAGGCATTTTCCCAGCAAGGAACACCTTGTCCTGGCCTACCTCGATGAGATGGACAGGCTCTGGAAAATCGAACTGCGGCGGGCGGCGGGGCAGGAAACTGATACATCGGCCGACCGTCTGACAGCCATGTTCGATGCCCTGCTTTGGGAAGGACACCCGGGGGAGTACCGGGAGCGGCGTTCCAGAAGGCGTCCGCAGAGGCCGGCGCGGGCAGCGCCGTGCACTCAAGGATTGCAGAGCACAGGGCCGGCGTACTGGAGTGGATCCGCCTCATGA